One window of Sphingobium sp. TKS genomic DNA carries:
- a CDS encoding IS5 family transposase codes for MSTCRKPYPSDVSDEEWWLVAPYLTLQREDAGQREHSLREVFNGLRYIVKTGAPWRWMPNDLPPWAAVYQQTQRWLAAGCFEALVDDLRAMLRLAAGRSAEPTAAIIDSRTLRSTPESGERAAYDGAKRKKGSKLHIAVDTLGHLLALHVTPASAEDRGEVEKLARTVQAVTGDSVEIAWVDQGYTGERAAQAAERHGITLEVVKLPEAKRGFVLLPRRWVVERSFAWATKFRRLVKDYERYAQTLAGLHVVAFACLMIRQVAALTADS; via the coding sequence ATGAGCACTTGCCGCAAGCCGTACCCGTCCGATGTGTCCGATGAAGAGTGGTGGCTGGTTGCGCCCTACCTGACGCTGCAGCGTGAGGATGCTGGACAGCGTGAGCATAGCCTTCGCGAGGTGTTCAACGGACTGCGCTACATCGTGAAGACCGGCGCGCCGTGGCGGTGGATGCCGAACGACCTGCCGCCTTGGGCAGCGGTGTATCAGCAGACGCAGCGCTGGCTGGCGGCGGGCTGCTTCGAAGCGCTGGTGGACGATTTGCGCGCCATGCTGCGTTTGGCGGCGGGACGATCGGCCGAACCCACCGCTGCGATCATCGACAGCCGGACGTTGCGCTCCACGCCCGAGAGCGGCGAGCGCGCCGCCTATGACGGGGCAAAACGCAAGAAGGGCTCCAAGCTCCATATCGCGGTCGACACGCTCGGCCACCTGCTCGCACTGCATGTCACGCCGGCCAGCGCGGAAGATCGCGGCGAGGTCGAGAAACTCGCCCGAACGGTCCAGGCCGTCACCGGCGACAGCGTCGAGATCGCCTGGGTCGATCAGGGGTATACCGGCGAGCGTGCCGCGCAGGCCGCCGAACGGCACGGCATCACCCTGGAAGTTGTCAAATTACCCGAGGCGAAGCGCGGCTTTGTTCTCCTTCCCCGTCGATGGGTCGTCGAACGTTCCTTCGCATGGGCAACCAAATTCCGCAGGCTCGTCAAGGATTACGAACGATATGCCCAAACCCTCGCAGGGCTACATGTCGTCGCTTTCGCTTGCCTCATGATCAGGCAAGTCGCCGCTCTCACCGCAGATTCATAA
- a CDS encoding aromatic ring-hydroxylating oxygenase subunit alpha, which translates to MEVKEMSRRIVVDSDIEALPRIQRMWELADENNKSKQHPADFPAMAEIPVGRYTRQDFFEIENTAIWKQSWLLAGFVDEFAKPGSFKTTTIADVPVVLVRDDKGAINAFYNVCQHRGSKLIKAAGGVQPNLTCGYHCWTYNLQGELKFVPDEHDFPGLDKGGKSLRSIRCEKFGAIIFINFDEDAAPLQDFLGVLGSAIGDVPMDRVRLYKSVSRELPVNWKAVLDNFAENYHVKFVHTHTLHPLVDSKVAARQCLSNGHSALTIKPRTASAIGSVVKSDGLAPADSSGMKEVTSISQRAYTLFPNVSITVTESLLFVLSIWPVSVNQTRADGYFLSISRTGEDPEATAKAAAEAGEAGVQFFSAVMQQDLDAMEQMQEAMSSGGIEKIRLGYKEQQIYNYNLEFDRLIGKNNIPDGLEVEDVGLPIIVTA; encoded by the coding sequence ATGGAAGTCAAGGAAATGTCACGCCGGATCGTGGTGGATTCCGATATCGAGGCCCTGCCCCGGATCCAGCGGATGTGGGAACTGGCTGACGAAAATAACAAGAGCAAGCAGCATCCTGCGGACTTCCCGGCGATGGCCGAAATTCCGGTGGGCCGGTATACACGCCAGGATTTCTTCGAGATCGAGAATACCGCGATCTGGAAGCAAAGCTGGCTGCTCGCTGGCTTTGTCGATGAATTTGCCAAGCCCGGTAGCTTCAAAACGACCACCATCGCAGACGTTCCCGTGGTGCTCGTCCGCGATGACAAGGGCGCCATCAACGCCTTTTACAACGTATGCCAGCATCGGGGGTCAAAGCTCATCAAGGCGGCCGGTGGCGTTCAGCCCAATTTGACCTGCGGCTATCATTGCTGGACCTATAATCTTCAGGGCGAACTCAAATTTGTACCGGATGAGCATGATTTCCCCGGACTGGACAAAGGCGGGAAATCGCTCCGCAGCATTCGCTGCGAGAAGTTTGGAGCAATCATCTTCATAAATTTCGATGAGGATGCAGCGCCGCTCCAGGATTTCCTCGGTGTTTTGGGAAGCGCGATCGGCGACGTACCGATGGATCGCGTGCGACTTTACAAGTCTGTAAGTCGTGAACTGCCGGTCAACTGGAAAGCCGTTCTCGATAACTTCGCCGAGAACTATCATGTGAAATTCGTTCACACGCACACTCTTCATCCGCTCGTCGATTCTAAGGTGGCAGCCCGTCAGTGCCTGTCCAACGGGCATTCCGCGCTGACTATCAAACCGCGGACTGCGTCGGCGATCGGATCTGTGGTGAAGTCCGATGGGCTCGCGCCAGCAGACTCGAGCGGCATGAAGGAAGTCACGAGCATCTCGCAACGTGCCTATACTCTTTTCCCCAATGTCAGCATCACCGTGACTGAATCCCTGCTCTTCGTGCTTTCGATCTGGCCGGTTTCGGTCAACCAGACGCGCGCCGATGGGTATTTTCTCAGTATCAGCAGGACCGGCGAGGATCCCGAAGCCACCGCCAAAGCAGCCGCGGAGGCAGGTGAGGCAGGCGTCCAGTTCTTTAGCGCGGTCATGCAGCAGGATCTGGATGCGATGGAACAAATGCAAGAAGCGATGTCGAGCGGTGGCATCGAGAAAATACGCCTAGGTTACAAAGAACAGCAGATTTATAATTACAATCTCGAGTTCGATAGATTGATTGGTAAAAATAATATTCCGGATGGCCTGGAAGTCGAAGACGTCGGCCTACCGATCATCGTTACCGCCTAG
- a CDS encoding GMC family oxidoreductase, with protein sequence MFKPVHKIATADYVVVGGGSAGAVIASRLSEDPAVRVVVLEAGGDGRSLMVQVPIGYVKLVGNPQTDWCYSHDPDLTIKDRQLIWPAGKMLGGGSSINGQVYVRGTRRDFDGWVEAGATGWGFDDVLPYFRKSETWTGMPSPSRGTEGPLTVSPMRRGYHPLTDRFIKACNEFGIPTLVDPAGGDMEGVFYAQATQRRGWRCSTEKAYLRPIRHRKNLEIISRANVERISFEGRRAKSVEFTTEHGAATIEATREIILSAGAMGSPAILLRSGVGPAEYLRELGIDVVHDLQGVGANLHEHPGVGQNKFVNRPTLNSRQRPIDMLGYFARFGWNRSGPLAAPAVPAMGLVRSSEERNEPDLQIHFMPLGFDLSPEAETWSSGGGGIPTDQIVTLYASLCRPKSRGHIRLDKDRKVKISHALLDDQRDVDTLIAGCRFIDRLSKVPTMQALITAARNPNPVPETDDQWTDYIRSTVSLGYHAVGTCRMGADDQAVTDPALRVRGVDGLRVADASIMPSITSTNTNAATIMIGEKAADLIRGSRYDGSK encoded by the coding sequence ATGTTTAAGCCTGTTCATAAAATTGCAACAGCTGATTATGTGGTAGTCGGCGGCGGCAGCGCGGGTGCGGTAATCGCAAGCCGCCTGTCTGAAGATCCTGCCGTTCGGGTCGTGGTGCTGGAAGCCGGCGGAGACGGCCGCTCGCTGATGGTGCAGGTCCCCATCGGATATGTGAAACTGGTCGGCAACCCCCAAACGGACTGGTGCTACAGCCACGATCCCGACCTCACGATCAAGGATCGTCAACTGATCTGGCCGGCCGGCAAAATGCTCGGCGGCGGCAGTTCCATCAATGGCCAAGTCTATGTTCGGGGGACACGCAGGGATTTTGACGGCTGGGTTGAAGCAGGGGCTACTGGCTGGGGGTTCGACGATGTTCTGCCCTATTTCAGGAAGTCCGAAACATGGACCGGCATGCCAAGCCCATCCCGCGGCACAGAGGGACCGCTTACGGTTTCGCCCATGCGGCGGGGCTATCATCCCCTCACCGACAGGTTCATCAAAGCTTGCAACGAATTTGGCATACCAACGCTCGTCGATCCTGCCGGTGGTGACATGGAGGGCGTATTTTACGCTCAAGCGACCCAACGCCGCGGATGGCGGTGCAGTACGGAGAAAGCCTATCTGCGCCCCATCCGCCATCGCAAGAATCTGGAAATAATATCGCGGGCGAATGTAGAGCGTATTTCGTTTGAAGGCAGGCGCGCCAAATCCGTCGAGTTCACTACAGAACATGGCGCGGCGACGATTGAAGCAACCCGTGAGATTATCCTGAGCGCCGGTGCGATGGGTTCACCCGCCATCCTATTGCGATCAGGCGTCGGCCCGGCCGAGTATCTGCGCGAACTCGGCATCGATGTCGTGCACGATCTTCAGGGCGTGGGCGCCAATCTGCACGAGCATCCTGGCGTGGGACAGAATAAATTCGTCAATCGCCCGACGCTCAACAGTCGGCAGCGTCCGATCGACATGCTCGGATACTTTGCCCGTTTCGGTTGGAATCGGTCGGGGCCGCTTGCGGCGCCCGCCGTGCCGGCGATGGGCCTCGTGCGATCCAGTGAAGAACGGAATGAGCCGGACCTGCAAATCCATTTCATGCCGTTGGGCTTCGATCTGTCTCCCGAGGCGGAAACCTGGAGTTCGGGGGGTGGCGGCATACCCACGGATCAGATCGTGACCCTCTATGCCTCGCTATGTCGACCCAAAAGTCGGGGACATATCAGGCTGGATAAGGATCGAAAGGTCAAGATTTCTCATGCTTTGCTCGATGATCAGCGCGATGTCGATACGCTGATTGCAGGGTGCAGGTTCATTGATCGGCTGAGCAAGGTTCCCACCATGCAGGCGTTGATAACAGCGGCTCGCAATCCGAACCCTGTGCCCGAAACAGACGACCAGTGGACGGATTATATCAGGAGCACTGTTTCGCTTGGATATCATGCGGTCGGTACCTGTCGCATGGGTGCGGACGATCAGGCGGTAACCGATCCAGCTTTGCGGGTGAGAGGGGTGGATGGCCTGCGGGTCGCCGATGCCTCGATCATGCCTTCCATTACCAGCACGAACACCAACGCCGCGACGATCATGATCGGCGAGAAGGCTGCGGATCTCATCCGCGGAAGCCGATACGATGGTTCGAAGTAG
- a CDS encoding transposase: MAMGRDSEVQSDLIVTWAEIPRSPGHVFYDKLQKLLAEAGFDGFVEKTCKPYYAPRMGAPSLPPGRYFRMLLIGYFEGIDSERGIVWRCSDSLSLREFLRLSSRDKVPDHSWLSKTRSRLPHEVHDQIFGWVLALVAGHDLVKGERIGVDGSTMEANAALRTIVRRDNGETYREMLVRMAQESGIDTPTIDDLVRLDRKRKGKKLSNADWASKTDPDAKVARMKNGSTRLAYKPEHAVDLDTGVIVAAPIHPADKGDTTTLDATLETAARNLADIGLAPTSGDPCDLVTDKGYHSRELLKGLDGDIWKTRIAEPAPPNGYLRWHGDEAAQKAVYANRSRLKSAVGRKAMRKRGEMVERSFAHVLDRGGMRRAWLRGRENVHKRYLIHVAGFNLGILMRALFGCGTPRGARGASKAFLFVVQTDVALVIALVAEFDGERAMLLIVFTPEGADRPG, from the coding sequence ATGGCGATGGGGCGTGATAGCGAGGTCCAGTCCGATTTGATCGTGACGTGGGCGGAGATACCGCGTTCACCGGGGCATGTTTTCTACGACAAGCTCCAGAAGCTGCTGGCCGAGGCGGGCTTCGATGGCTTTGTCGAGAAGACGTGCAAGCCCTATTATGCGCCGCGGATGGGAGCCCCGTCGCTGCCGCCGGGCCGCTATTTCCGCATGCTGCTGATCGGCTATTTCGAGGGCATCGACAGCGAACGCGGGATTGTCTGGCGCTGTTCGGATTCGCTGTCGCTGCGGGAGTTCCTGCGACTGTCGAGCCGCGACAAGGTCCCTGATCATAGCTGGTTGTCGAAGACGCGGAGCCGCCTGCCGCACGAGGTACATGACCAGATCTTCGGCTGGGTACTGGCCCTCGTCGCCGGGCACGATCTGGTGAAAGGCGAGCGGATCGGCGTCGATGGCTCGACCATGGAGGCGAACGCCGCGCTGCGTACCATCGTGCGGCGTGACAATGGCGAGACCTACCGCGAGATGCTGGTGCGCATGGCGCAAGAGAGCGGCATCGACACGCCGACGATCGACGACCTTGTCCGGCTCGATCGCAAACGCAAGGGCAAGAAGCTGTCGAATGCGGACTGGGCGAGCAAGACCGATCCCGACGCGAAGGTCGCGCGGATGAAGAACGGCTCGACGCGTCTGGCCTACAAGCCCGAACACGCGGTCGATCTCGACACGGGTGTTATCGTGGCAGCGCCGATCCACCCGGCCGACAAGGGCGACACGACAACGCTCGACGCCACGCTGGAGACGGCAGCACGCAACCTCGCCGACATTGGCCTGGCGCCGACGTCCGGGGATCCCTGCGATCTTGTGACCGATAAAGGCTATCATTCGCGCGAGCTCCTCAAGGGTCTCGACGGCGACATCTGGAAGACGCGCATCGCCGAGCCGGCACCGCCGAATGGATATCTGCGCTGGCACGGCGACGAGGCTGCCCAGAAGGCCGTCTACGCCAATCGGTCTCGCCTGAAATCCGCCGTCGGACGCAAGGCGATGCGCAAGCGTGGTGAGATGGTCGAGCGTAGCTTTGCCCACGTCCTGGATCGCGGCGGCATGCGCCGCGCGTGGCTGCGCGGGCGCGAGAATGTTCACAAGCGTTATTTGATCCACGTCGCCGGGTTCAATCTTGGCATTCTCATGCGCGCCCTGTTCGGTTGCGGCACTCCGAGGGGCGCCAGGGGCGCATCCAAGGCATTCTTGTTCGTAGTTCAGACCGATGTTGCGCTCGTCATCGCCCTCGTCGCCGAGTTCGACGGAGAAAGGGCCATGCTCCTCATCGTTTTTACCCCTGAAGGCGCTGACAGACCCGGCTGA
- a CDS encoding TonB-dependent receptor, with the protein MIIRLITSVSVLCMSWGLSVSAQAQTAAGQGATGPQSGSSAVDDIIVTAQKRAQSLSDVGMTINAASGDQLQNAGVTDLSQLAIVAPGFSASVGPLGYPLYSLRGVNFYSNSGASPAAVNAYLDEAPLSYPIMTGGLLLDVERVEVLKGPQGTLFGQNSTGGAINVISAKPTNSFATGALLDANHFGQVRLEGFVSGPISDTLKARVALTTTQFGAWQHDPTTGRENGDQNKFGARLSTEWATTDRLTLSVIGNAFIDRSEIQQLQASLVTPADPTNPAPGLTTYPLATKNRETGIDPNFNTRGNIQTYQAIVRADYKLSENANITSLSNYVNTHSRNPRDSDGMSVPTQQIVLTAAISSFTQEIRLSGDLPSQGITYTVGGNYAHDLFSKDNFTAVYPGYSALPIGTQLSNQFRLTNEAIAAFANVDYEIVNDVTLTGGVRYTNTKQTVQGCTLDGGNGIFAGAINGLSAFARANAGLPAVPDPISPGGCVTLDDLGANPTFLPGAVQKSQKQNNVSWRAGVNYKISPGTLLYGLVSRGYKAGQFPDQFATLSSQIRPVRQEKLTSYEIGAKGSAFDRHLQFSLSGFYYDYRDKQFFTYVQSLIVLPTVINIPKSSVKGFDFDFTARPVDGLTLHGAATYVKTEVNQYVGLNYLGLPTYYSGSEFNLAPPFSANFDAEYAAPVGDGLEGYIGSSGVYNSRTYADLGEPSAFQIKRYFVLDARIGLRSDKGWYASVWARNLNNERYWSNAISFGDGVSRIAGRPRTFGVTIGMRTP; encoded by the coding sequence ATGATAATCCGGCTCATTACATCTGTCAGCGTATTGTGCATGTCTTGGGGCCTTTCAGTCAGCGCGCAGGCTCAAACTGCTGCTGGCCAAGGGGCGACCGGGCCGCAAAGTGGCAGCTCCGCGGTGGATGACATCATCGTAACGGCGCAAAAGCGCGCGCAGAGCCTGAGCGACGTCGGCATGACGATCAACGCCGCATCAGGAGACCAGCTGCAGAATGCAGGTGTAACCGACCTTTCGCAGCTCGCAATAGTCGCGCCGGGTTTTTCAGCTAGTGTCGGCCCCCTTGGTTACCCTCTCTATTCATTGCGTGGCGTGAATTTCTATTCCAATTCTGGAGCATCGCCCGCTGCGGTCAATGCGTATCTCGACGAAGCGCCATTATCCTATCCAATCATGACCGGAGGATTATTGCTTGATGTCGAGCGCGTCGAGGTTCTTAAAGGACCACAAGGAACCCTTTTTGGGCAAAATTCGACCGGCGGCGCAATCAATGTAATATCAGCCAAACCGACCAATTCGTTCGCTACCGGTGCACTGCTCGACGCAAATCATTTCGGACAGGTGAGGCTGGAGGGCTTCGTCAGCGGACCTATATCCGATACACTCAAGGCCCGAGTGGCGCTTACCACAACGCAGTTCGGCGCGTGGCAACATGATCCCACGACCGGACGGGAAAATGGCGACCAGAACAAGTTTGGCGCGCGCCTCTCGACGGAATGGGCGACGACCGATCGTCTAACGCTGTCCGTGATCGGAAACGCTTTCATCGATCGGAGCGAAATTCAACAGCTCCAAGCATCACTTGTCACTCCTGCTGACCCGACAAATCCCGCGCCAGGACTGACGACCTATCCGTTGGCAACCAAGAATCGTGAAACTGGTATCGACCCCAATTTTAATACACGGGGCAATATACAGACTTATCAGGCGATTGTGCGAGCTGACTACAAGTTGAGTGAAAATGCCAATATTACTTCTTTATCAAATTATGTTAACACGCATTCCAGAAATCCGCGGGATTCTGATGGAATGTCAGTACCGACGCAGCAGATCGTCTTAACGGCGGCTATATCGTCGTTCACCCAAGAGATCCGATTGTCTGGGGATTTGCCGTCGCAAGGAATAACCTACACAGTAGGTGGCAACTACGCGCATGATCTATTCAGCAAGGACAATTTTACTGCCGTTTATCCCGGATACTCTGCGCTGCCAATAGGTACTCAACTTTCAAATCAGTTCAGATTGACCAATGAAGCAATCGCGGCATTTGCAAATGTCGATTACGAAATAGTTAATGATGTGACGCTAACTGGTGGCGTGCGTTACACGAATACAAAGCAGACTGTTCAGGGCTGCACGTTGGATGGTGGCAATGGCATCTTCGCAGGCGCAATCAACGGACTTTCGGCATTTGCGCGAGCAAATGCCGGTCTTCCGGCGGTACCAGACCCTATTTCTCCGGGTGGCTGTGTCACGTTGGACGATCTGGGCGCCAACCCAACCTTTTTACCCGGCGCCGTTCAAAAAAGTCAAAAGCAGAACAATGTCTCCTGGCGCGCGGGAGTGAACTATAAGATTTCGCCCGGCACGTTACTCTACGGCCTAGTCAGTCGTGGTTACAAAGCTGGGCAGTTCCCCGACCAGTTTGCTACCCTTTCATCACAAATTCGACCTGTAAGGCAGGAAAAACTTACATCTTACGAAATCGGCGCGAAGGGTTCGGCTTTTGATCGCCATTTGCAGTTCAGCCTTTCTGGTTTCTATTATGATTATCGCGACAAACAATTTTTCACGTACGTTCAAAGCTTGATTGTGTTGCCTACAGTGATCAATATTCCGAAGTCGAGCGTGAAAGGCTTTGATTTTGATTTTACGGCCCGCCCGGTGGATGGTTTGACTTTGCATGGTGCCGCCACCTATGTAAAAACCGAAGTTAATCAGTATGTTGGACTGAATTATCTTGGACTGCCGACTTACTACAGCGGATCCGAATTCAATCTTGCTCCACCCTTCTCTGCCAATTTTGATGCGGAATACGCTGCGCCTGTCGGCGACGGACTCGAAGGGTACATCGGGTCATCGGGAGTATATAATTCGCGGACATATGCTGATTTGGGCGAGCCCTCCGCGTTCCAAATCAAGCGCTATTTCGTATTGGATGCCCGCATAGGGCTGCGATCAGACAAGGGATGGTATGCAAGCGTTTGGGCGCGCAATCTGAATAATGAGCGATATTGGAGTAACGCGATTTCCTTTGGCGACGGCGTATCGCGGATAGCTGGACGCCCAAGGACGTTCGGAGTGACTATTGGCATGAGGACGCCATGA
- a CDS encoding cytochrome P450 yields the protein MNIAQNTNAAKCPFGAKTVELDTMEGVKTALRSRAAFGDADVSSNNYLDPTEVGTINSEEFLIGILPMINGDPHRARRGLLNALVRPDQLVRFREDVVLPSVDRWLGRALVRGEDGSFSCDLAPVVEKVFLEFAAKIIGLRDIESVERMERLQACALPIFAGMSSGHFQDRERIIREAISAKEIFLREFYRPSFEAMRGDLDRVARGEMAEEDIPRNLLQMVATGANENYADEDLAVKEAILFFVASTGTSAQAVLNTIADLSNWFTAHPKDRELIDSMEFMSNALQETLRLKGPFVPYITRVASDEIPGPNGCPINAGDEIHAMLPTAGRDKTVFGEDADVFNPHRPKPDGYDRYGFSFGAGAHQCMGLRVVLGNDGKSGSHIHLLQRLFQADVKLDPRQTPQLLAMRGADNIPTYISFPIILSDWSAGR from the coding sequence ATGAACATCGCGCAGAATACGAATGCCGCCAAATGCCCTTTCGGTGCGAAGACAGTAGAACTCGACACGATGGAGGGGGTGAAGACTGCGCTCCGATCGAGAGCGGCGTTCGGTGACGCTGACGTCTCGAGCAACAATTACCTGGACCCGACCGAGGTGGGTACGATCAACTCGGAGGAGTTCTTGATCGGAATTCTGCCGATGATCAACGGGGACCCCCATCGCGCGCGGCGCGGACTTTTGAACGCGCTCGTGCGGCCCGACCAACTTGTCCGGTTTCGGGAGGATGTGGTGCTCCCCTCGGTCGACCGTTGGCTGGGCCGCGCGCTCGTGCGCGGGGAGGACGGCAGCTTCAGCTGCGATCTGGCACCGGTCGTCGAGAAGGTGTTCCTGGAATTTGCCGCAAAGATCATCGGCCTGCGAGACATCGAAAGCGTCGAGCGTATGGAGCGGTTGCAGGCGTGCGCCCTGCCGATCTTCGCGGGTATGAGTTCCGGCCATTTTCAAGATCGCGAGAGGATCATCCGGGAAGCAATTTCGGCGAAGGAAATCTTCCTCAGGGAATTTTATCGCCCTTCGTTCGAGGCGATGCGGGGTGATCTGGACCGGGTTGCGCGCGGTGAAATGGCAGAAGAGGATATTCCTCGCAACCTCCTGCAGATGGTAGCCACCGGCGCCAATGAAAATTACGCCGACGAAGATTTGGCGGTCAAGGAAGCTATTCTCTTCTTCGTTGCATCCACGGGAACTAGCGCCCAGGCGGTGCTCAACACGATTGCTGACCTGTCCAACTGGTTCACGGCTCATCCAAAAGACCGGGAACTGATCGACAGTATGGAATTTATGAGCAATGCGCTGCAGGAGACATTGCGGCTTAAAGGTCCGTTCGTACCCTATATCACACGAGTGGCATCGGACGAGATCCCGGGTCCGAACGGATGCCCGATAAATGCGGGCGACGAAATCCACGCCATGTTGCCAACTGCAGGACGAGACAAAACGGTGTTCGGCGAAGATGCCGACGTCTTCAATCCGCATCGCCCGAAGCCCGACGGCTATGACCGGTATGGCTTCTCCTTTGGCGCGGGCGCGCATCAATGCATGGGGCTGCGGGTCGTACTGGGGAATGACGGCAAAAGCGGAAGCCATATCCACCTGTTGCAAAGGCTGTTTCAGGCGGACGTTAAGCTGGATCCTCGCCAAACTCCACAGCTTCTGGCGATGCGCGGTGCGGACAATATCCCGACCTACATCAGCTTTCCTATAATTCTCAGCGATTGGAGTGCGGGCCGATGA
- a CDS encoding Rieske (2Fe-2S) protein, whose amino-acid sequence MSRHSIGKTEDFAAGELTRLEVGGKILCIAHLNSGDILAIDDRCTHEDESLSEGFLDGDSVECPAHGSRFCLRNGVVSGLPASEDSIAYKIIVEDDDVFVEL is encoded by the coding sequence ATGAGCCGTCACAGCATTGGTAAAACCGAAGATTTCGCTGCCGGTGAACTTACTAGGCTGGAAGTTGGAGGGAAAATCCTCTGTATCGCTCATCTGAACAGTGGCGATATCCTGGCAATAGATGACCGTTGTACCCACGAAGACGAATCCCTGAGCGAAGGCTTCCTCGATGGGGATTCAGTCGAATGCCCCGCGCATGGATCACGCTTTTGCCTCCGCAACGGCGTCGTGTCCGGACTGCCAGCAAGCGAGGACAGTATCGCGTACAAGATCATCGTCGAAGATGACGATGTTTTCGTGGAGTTATAG
- a CDS encoding fumarylacetoacetate hydrolase family protein encodes MIEILGTQPLYCKSNRFAVIGTEEDVFWPKYSKVIDYELEMAAILWRSGKNMTPAEVKDRIFGYTIFNDFTARDTQAVDGRAGLGPLKSKDFDRSNALGPCIVTADAFDPYDCAMTVRVNGEVRSRGHSSTMTWTFEDALSLISQEETLYAGEVFGSGTVGGGSGLELERYLQDGDVIELEIEGIGVLRNQIRVNSAPNQP; translated from the coding sequence ATGATCGAGATACTGGGGACGCAACCGCTATACTGCAAAAGCAATCGCTTTGCCGTGATCGGTACCGAAGAAGATGTGTTCTGGCCGAAATATTCGAAAGTGATCGATTACGAGTTGGAAATGGCAGCGATACTTTGGCGATCTGGGAAGAATATGACCCCTGCAGAGGTGAAGGATAGAATATTCGGCTATACGATATTCAACGATTTCACCGCGAGGGATACGCAGGCTGTAGATGGGCGAGCTGGCCTGGGGCCTTTGAAATCGAAAGATTTCGATAGGTCAAATGCTCTTGGACCATGCATCGTCACCGCGGACGCATTCGATCCCTATGACTGTGCAATGACGGTCCGCGTGAATGGCGAAGTCAGATCGCGCGGCCATAGCAGCACTATGACGTGGACATTTGAAGATGCGCTGAGCCTGATCAGTCAGGAAGAGACATTATATGCCGGTGAAGTGTTTGGCTCTGGCACCGTAGGCGGCGGAAGCGGGCTGGAACTGGAGCGTTATCTTCAAGACGGTGACGTAATTGAACTTGAAATTGAAGGCATTGGCGTTCTTCGTAACCAGATACGGGTCAACAGCGCTCCCAATCAGCCATAG